A window of Ruminococcus champanellensis 18P13 = JCM 17042 contains these coding sequences:
- a CDS encoding RnfABCDGE type electron transport complex subunit D, whose translation MNTLLVAPSPHQKHPITTQRIMLCVLVSLLPAVIAGGYYFGLRAIYLVLLCTIGSVAMEGWCRILMKRSQTISDLSAAVTGMLLALNLPVTIPAWQALIGCFVAIVIVKQLFGGLGQNFANPAIVARIVLMLSFTSNMTTWVIPRYWKSDSDVITGATPLVTGTASYRDLLLGNTGGCIGETCAIALIIGGVYLMIRQIISPSTPLAFIGTVALLNLIAGNDVIYQLLSGGLLLGAFFMATDYVTTPITWKGKLVFGIGCGVMAFLIRQFGGYPEGVSFSILLMNILTPYIDRFTMTHPLGAVKPAKEGKSHA comes from the coding sequence GTGAATACACTGCTTGTTGCTCCCTCGCCCCATCAGAAGCATCCCATCACCACACAGCGCATCATGCTCTGCGTACTGGTGTCCCTGCTGCCCGCCGTCATCGCCGGAGGCTATTATTTCGGACTGCGTGCCATTTACCTGGTTCTGCTCTGTACCATCGGCTCCGTTGCCATGGAAGGCTGGTGCCGGATCCTCATGAAGCGCAGTCAGACCATCTCCGACCTGAGTGCAGCCGTGACCGGCATGCTGCTGGCGCTGAATCTGCCGGTGACCATTCCCGCCTGGCAGGCACTCATCGGCTGCTTTGTTGCCATCGTCATCGTCAAGCAGCTGTTCGGCGGTCTGGGACAGAATTTTGCCAATCCCGCCATTGTGGCACGGATCGTGCTGATGCTGTCCTTCACCTCCAATATGACCACCTGGGTGATCCCCCGGTACTGGAAGTCCGATTCTGACGTAATCACCGGTGCCACACCCTTGGTGACCGGCACTGCCTCCTACCGGGATCTGCTGCTGGGCAATACCGGCGGCTGCATCGGGGAAACCTGTGCCATTGCGCTGATCATTGGCGGCGTGTATCTGATGATCCGCCAGATCATCTCCCCCTCCACGCCCCTTGCCTTCATCGGTACGGTTGCCCTGCTGAATCTGATTGCCGGAAATGACGTGATATACCAGCTTCTCTCCGGCGGTCTGCTGCTGGGTGCCTTCTTTATGGCAACGGATTATGTGACCACCCCCATCACCTGGAAGGGTAAGCTGGTATTCGGCATCGGCTGCGGGGTTATGGCCTTCCTGATCCGCCAGTTCGGCGGCTATCCAGAGGGCGTGTCCTTCTCCATCCTGCTGATGAATATTCTGACCCCTTACATAGACCGCTTCACCATGACCCATCCCTTGGGTGCGGTCAAGCCGGCAAAGGAGGGAAAGAGCCATGCGTGA
- the rsxC gene encoding electron transport complex subunit RsxC, translated as MKRLNGVHLAHNKGTEHIACVQLPLPAKVRIPMLMNMGAPCTPLVKVGDLVQVGQKIGDTEVPFSVPVHASVSGTVTAITEILSANGSTCKAVEIEPDGKQTVSPEVKPPVFSDRAGFVKAIRESGAVGLGGAGFPTHIKLNPKTPIDTLVINGAECEPYITSDYRQMVEGPEEIINGIKLIMEQLQIPRAKIGIENNKPQAVKVLVELADKYPEIEIAPLPTTYPQGAEKVMIYNTTGRIIKEGQLPSDTGVIVLNVSTVAFLWRYAQTGMPLVERRLTVDGDTVKKPCNLIVPIGTSVADVLAYAQCDMDKVRMLIGGGPMMGMCLYTADTPIGKPNNAILALEHYQENPETACIRCGRCMHACPMRLMPTELEKAYRTRDVAALQKLKLSLCMNCGSCTYVCPAGRHLAETNQLAKALLPRKK; from the coding sequence ATGAAAAGACTCAACGGCGTTCATCTTGCGCATAACAAGGGAACCGAGCACATTGCCTGTGTACAGCTGCCGCTGCCGGCAAAGGTGCGGATTCCCATGCTGATGAACATGGGCGCCCCCTGTACGCCTCTCGTCAAAGTGGGGGATCTTGTACAGGTGGGGCAAAAGATCGGGGATACGGAGGTTCCCTTCTCCGTTCCGGTGCATGCCAGTGTATCCGGCACCGTCACAGCCATTACAGAGATTCTGTCCGCCAACGGCAGTACCTGCAAGGCGGTGGAGATCGAACCGGACGGCAAGCAGACCGTTTCCCCGGAGGTGAAGCCCCCTGTATTCTCCGACCGGGCCGGCTTTGTGAAAGCAATCCGGGAAAGCGGTGCAGTGGGGCTGGGCGGCGCTGGCTTCCCCACTCACATCAAGCTGAATCCGAAAACACCCATTGACACTCTGGTCATCAACGGAGCGGAATGTGAACCCTACATCACCTCTGACTACCGGCAGATGGTGGAGGGACCCGAGGAGATCATTAACGGCATCAAGCTCATCATGGAGCAGCTGCAGATTCCCAGAGCCAAGATCGGCATCGAAAACAACAAGCCCCAGGCAGTGAAGGTTCTGGTGGAGCTTGCGGACAAGTATCCGGAGATCGAGATCGCCCCCCTGCCCACCACATATCCCCAGGGAGCAGAAAAGGTCATGATCTACAACACCACCGGCAGGATCATCAAGGAGGGGCAGCTGCCCTCTGATACAGGAGTCATCGTGCTGAACGTGTCCACCGTTGCCTTCCTGTGGCGGTATGCCCAGACTGGTATGCCCTTAGTGGAGCGGCGGCTTACCGTGGACGGGGATACAGTGAAAAAGCCCTGCAATCTGATCGTGCCCATCGGTACATCGGTTGCTGACGTGCTTGCCTACGCCCAGTGCGATATGGACAAGGTACGGATGCTCATCGGCGGCGGTCCCATGATGGGCATGTGCCTGTATACAGCGGATACCCCCATCGGCAAGCCCAACAACGCCATTCTGGCACTGGAGCATTACCAGGAGAATCCGGAAACCGCATGTATCCGCTGCGGCAGATGCATGCACGCCTGTCCCATGCGGCTGATGCCTACCGAGCTGGAAAAGGCATACCGCACCCGGGACGTGGCAGCCCTGCAAAAGCTGAAGCTGTCCCTGTGCATGAACTGCGGCAGCTGCACCTACGTCTGTCCCGCCGGTCGGCATCTTGCAGAAACCAACCAGCTGGCAAAGGCGCTGCTGCCCCGAAAAAAATAA
- a CDS encoding Gx transporter family protein: MKNTRYLTTMGLLLALACGISFLETLLPLPLPLGVKPGLSSIVVMYVLLFLDAPSAWLLTALKSGFVFLNRGVTAGIMSLSGGIVSLCVMLLLLRLLHCSTLLMSISGAISHNLGQLLAAMLLLQTPALGFQLPVLLLAGWIAGTGTGLCFQAMLPAFRRIARLQRKGFGSSGK, translated from the coding sequence ATGAAAAACACAAGATACCTGACCACCATGGGGCTGCTGCTGGCTCTGGCATGCGGCATTTCCTTTCTGGAGACCCTGCTGCCTCTGCCCCTGCCCCTTGGGGTAAAACCCGGATTGTCCAGCATCGTTGTAATGTATGTGCTCCTGTTTCTGGATGCACCCTCTGCATGGCTTCTGACTGCACTCAAATCCGGTTTTGTCTTTCTCAACCGGGGCGTGACCGCCGGGATCATGTCCCTGTCCGGGGGCATCGTGTCCCTTTGCGTTATGCTCCTGCTGCTGCGGTTGCTGCACTGCTCCACCCTGCTGATGAGCATATCCGGCGCAATCAGTCACAACCTGGGGCAGTTGCTGGCAGCCATGCTACTGCTGCAGACCCCTGCGCTGGGGTTTCAGCTGCCGGTGCTGCTGCTTGCCGGCTGGATCGCCGGCACCGGCACGGGACTTTGCTTTCAGGCAATGCTCCCGGCGTTCCGGCGCATTGCAAGGCTTCAACGGAAGGGCTTCGGCTCCTCCGGAAAATAA
- a CDS encoding NusG domain II-containing protein: protein MMEQKLLNRRDAIILLSLAAVGILLWLLFQIGSREHVTAEITVDSTCIAQYDLSSAPKGTFTLPQAEGVVFEISDQGIRITENDCPGRQCVHTGWISRPNQTIVCLPKKLMIQLTSSEDAPPDVVI from the coding sequence ATGATGGAACAAAAGCTGCTGAACCGACGGGACGCCATCATTCTCTTATCCCTGGCGGCGGTGGGCATCCTGCTGTGGCTGCTGTTCCAGATCGGCAGCAGGGAGCATGTGACTGCCGAGATCACGGTGGACAGCACCTGCATTGCCCAATATGACCTATCCTCCGCCCCCAAGGGTACCTTTACCCTGCCCCAGGCAGAAGGAGTCGTCTTTGAAATCAGTGACCAGGGCATCCGGATCACAGAAAATGACTGTCCCGGCAGGCAATGCGTCCACACCGGATGGATCTCCCGTCCCAACCAGACCATTGTGTGCCTGCCAAAAAAACTTATGATCCAGTTGACCAGTTCGGAGGATGCTCCCCCGGACGTTGTCATATAA
- a CDS encoding FAD:protein FMN transferase — translation MKIKENFRFFLKKAPAVWLCAAGVWLTGCGNQPMWQDTFYTMDTVVTLTLPESDANATRKSLEALSQQLNCYADQGALAALNASGTSQDADLRDVISQTILLEDRFGTGVQLSSGALSRLWGITSEHPRVPTDADRLAALETLGDDRIRLDRSGITLPADMQLDLGAVAKGYALDQTAQQWQDAGIAWGILSLRSSVLLYGSKPGGEDFTVQIQDPNGTGILGTVTTPACFLSTSGGYERFFEADGVRYCHILDLTTGRPTETDLTSVTVFTDNGLKSDFLSTLLFLEGSEHLEPHLHAADYQVLAVDAAGKIYYSDGLQFQKAGA, via the coding sequence ATGAAAATAAAAGAGAATTTTCGCTTTTTTCTGAAAAAGGCTCCGGCAGTCTGGCTTTGTGCCGCCGGGGTATGGCTCACCGGCTGCGGTAATCAGCCCATGTGGCAGGACACATTCTACACAATGGATACTGTAGTGACCCTCACCCTGCCGGAGTCGGATGCAAATGCTACCCGCAAAAGCCTGGAGGCGCTGAGTCAGCAGCTGAACTGCTACGCCGACCAGGGTGCACTGGCTGCCCTCAATGCATCCGGCACCAGCCAGGATGCAGACCTCCGGGATGTGATCTCCCAGACCATCCTGCTGGAGGATCGATTCGGCACCGGGGTGCAGTTGTCCAGCGGCGCCCTGTCCCGGCTGTGGGGCATCACCTCGGAGCATCCCCGGGTACCAACGGATGCAGACCGGCTTGCAGCCCTGGAAACCCTGGGAGATGACCGGATCCGGCTGGATCGCAGCGGCATCACGCTGCCGGCGGACATGCAGCTGGATCTGGGTGCGGTTGCCAAGGGCTATGCTCTGGATCAGACCGCCCAACAGTGGCAGGATGCGGGGATCGCCTGGGGCATCCTTTCCCTGCGCTCCTCGGTACTGCTGTACGGCAGCAAGCCGGGAGGCGAAGATTTCACCGTACAGATCCAGGATCCCAACGGAACAGGCATCCTTGGCACAGTCACCACCCCTGCATGCTTCCTGTCCACCTCCGGCGGATACGAACGCTTTTTTGAGGCGGATGGCGTGCGCTACTGCCACATTCTTGACCTGACCACCGGCCGTCCCACCGAAACGGATCTGACCAGCGTGACCGTATTCACCGACAACGGACTGAAATCCGATTTTCTATCCACGCTGCTCTTTCTGGAGGGCAGTGAGCATCTGGAACCCCATCTGCATGCAGCGGATTATCAGGTGCTGGCAGTGGACGCTGCCGGGAAGATCTATTACAGCGATGGATTACAGTTCCAAAAGGCAGGTGCATGA
- a CDS encoding helix-turn-helix domain-containing protein, producing MNSDFSRIITLQRKERKISQKQAASDLGISQALLSHYEKGIRECGLGFLVKIADYYNVSCDYLLGRTPEPEGKIITIDDIPDDDGNNVMPSPEVITFNRRIINNSISLLFSLAQKANSITLIKEVSSYLMLSVYKLFRIVYNANPKNDQKLFKIPKVIANDSANAIISMNEADIKAASSGIPIGEHDCVTDTETLYVTTATLSQDYSEYSASLLNLIKISEDSISKTRNDPEPDASAPK from the coding sequence ATGAACTCTGATTTCTCACGCATTATCACACTCCAGCGAAAGGAACGCAAGATCAGTCAGAAACAGGCGGCTTCTGACCTGGGCATTTCCCAGGCTCTGCTGTCCCATTACGAAAAGGGAATCCGGGAATGCGGTCTTGGATTCCTGGTGAAAATTGCTGACTATTATAATGTATCCTGCGACTACCTGCTGGGGCGCACTCCGGAGCCAGAAGGCAAAATCATCACCATTGACGACATTCCGGACGATGACGGAAACAATGTAATGCCCAGCCCGGAGGTCATCACCTTCAACCGGCGCATCATCAACAATTCCATCAGTCTGCTGTTCTCCCTTGCCCAGAAGGCAAACAGCATTACCCTCATCAAGGAGGTATCCTCCTATCTGATGCTGTCCGTGTACAAGCTGTTCCGGATCGTGTACAACGCAAACCCCAAGAACGACCAGAAGCTGTTCAAGATCCCCAAGGTCATTGCCAATGACAGCGCCAACGCCATTATTTCCATGAACGAGGCGGACATCAAGGCAGCCTCCTCCGGCATCCCCATCGGGGAGCACGACTGTGTGACTGACACGGAGACTCTGTATGTGACCACCGCTACCCTGTCCCAGGATTATTCCGAATACTCTGCCTCCCTGCTGAACCTGATTAAGATCAGCGAGGACAGCATCAGCAAAACCCGGAACGATCCGGAACCGGATGCATCGGCACCCAAATAG
- a CDS encoding histidine phosphatase family protein, with product MKGYRISLIRHGQTIANERGIYIGRTDYPLSEKGRSELAAKLDEFEYPKVQRVYSSPLRRCMETAEILFPYRELLTVSDLQEMDFGDFEGKDVSALIDREDYKQWLKGGLKARPPKGESMEELCVRTYKALHEVIMDMMNEGITHSAVVTHAGIITNMLSCFGLPKMDRREIVCAPGEGFEIMATAKMWQQSQAFEILGLTPYTKDEEDPFTE from the coding sequence ATGAAAGGCTATCGGATCAGTCTGATCCGCCACGGACAGACCATTGCCAACGAAAGGGGCATTTACATTGGCAGAACGGATTACCCTCTGTCAGAAAAGGGACGCAGCGAACTTGCTGCCAAGCTGGATGAGTTTGAATATCCCAAGGTACAGAGAGTATATTCCAGTCCCCTGCGCCGATGTATGGAAACGGCGGAGATCCTGTTTCCATACCGGGAGCTGCTGACCGTGTCGGATCTGCAGGAAATGGATTTCGGCGACTTTGAGGGGAAGGATGTCTCCGCCCTGATCGACCGGGAGGACTATAAGCAGTGGCTCAAGGGCGGACTGAAGGCACGGCCTCCCAAGGGAGAAAGCATGGAGGAGCTGTGCGTGCGTACTTACAAGGCACTGCATGAGGTGATTATGGATATGATGAATGAGGGCATCACCCACAGTGCGGTGGTGACCCATGCGGGCATCATCACCAACATGCTTTCCTGCTTCGGGCTTCCCAAGATGGATCGCCGGGAGATCGTCTGTGCACCTGGCGAGGGCTTTGAGATCATGGCCACTGCTAAGATGTGGCAGCAGTCCCAGGCCTTTGAGATCCTTGGGCTGACTCCCTACACCAAGGACGAGGAGGATCCCTTTACCGAGTAG
- a CDS encoding RluA family pseudouridine synthase, with amino-acid sequence MEQLKLVIQTPEPVRLCEYLRRRIGVSARLLARLKRTPAGILCNGVPVRAVDPVRAGDVVVLTMPEQEGLEPNPALYVPSVLETAYYIVYDKPTGMPVHPSARHRRDTLGNYFAASMPGHTFRAVNRLDRDTSGLCMIAKDAYTASALQGKLEKRYYAVLCGHLTGDGTISAPIARTEASIITRCVRQDGKPAVTHYRVLGHSADYTAVEIRLETGRTHQIRVHFSHLGYPLAGDDLYGGSRRHIGQQALHCGRLFWRDPVTKQACSAVSPWRRDMQQLVPAVQLDWRNRNEEDCKF; translated from the coding sequence ATGGAACAGCTGAAACTTGTGATACAGACCCCGGAACCCGTGCGGCTGTGTGAGTATCTGCGCCGCAGGATCGGGGTATCCGCCCGGCTGCTGGCACGGCTCAAGCGCACCCCGGCAGGCATTCTATGCAACGGGGTGCCGGTGCGGGCGGTGGATCCGGTGCGTGCCGGGGATGTGGTGGTGCTGACCATGCCGGAGCAGGAAGGTCTGGAGCCGAATCCGGCACTGTATGTGCCGTCAGTATTGGAAACGGCGTATTACATAGTATATGACAAGCCTACGGGCATGCCGGTGCATCCCTCTGCCAGGCATCGGAGGGATACGCTGGGCAATTACTTTGCCGCCAGTATGCCGGGGCATACTTTCCGGGCGGTGAACCGGCTGGATCGGGATACCTCCGGTCTGTGCATGATCGCAAAGGATGCTTACACCGCCAGTGCTTTGCAGGGAAAGCTGGAAAAGCGGTATTATGCCGTGCTGTGCGGTCATCTCACCGGAGACGGCACCATCTCTGCACCCATTGCCCGGACGGAGGCGTCCATCATTACCCGATGCGTCCGGCAGGATGGGAAACCGGCGGTGACCCACTACCGGGTGCTGGGGCATTCGGCAGATTACACCGCAGTGGAGATCCGGCTGGAAACTGGCAGAACCCATCAGATCCGGGTGCATTTTTCCCATCTGGGTTATCCCCTGGCAGGGGATGACCTGTATGGCGGCAGCCGTCGGCACATCGGACAGCAGGCGCTTCACTGCGGCAGACTGTTCTGGAGGGATCCGGTCACGAAGCAGGCATGCAGTGCCGTTTCTCCCTGGCGCAGGGATATGCAGCAGTTGGTGCCGGCGGTACAATTGGATTGGAGGAATCGAAATGAAGAAGATTGCAAGTTTTGA
- a CDS encoding S-ribosylhomocysteine lyase — MKKIASFEVDHRKIDVGMYISRVDGDIVTYDIRMCKPNGGVYLPTPAMHTIEHLFATYARNSEYGQGVVYVGPMGCRTGFYLLTRGLSHQDAIRLMQETYQFIADYDGEIPGCSEIECGNYLEHDLAGAKRAVLPFLSAIQGYTPEMLDYTWHYNQK; from the coding sequence ATGAAGAAGATTGCAAGTTTTGAAGTGGATCACCGGAAAATTGATGTGGGCATGTACATATCCCGGGTGGACGGGGATATTGTAACCTATGATATCCGCATGTGCAAGCCCAACGGAGGCGTCTATCTGCCTACTCCGGCGATGCATACCATTGAGCATCTGTTTGCCACCTATGCTCGTAATTCGGAATATGGTCAAGGCGTTGTCTACGTTGGTCCAATGGGCTGCCGTACCGGATTTTATCTGCTGACCCGTGGACTCAGCCACCAGGATGCCATCCGGCTGATGCAGGAGACCTATCAGTTCATTGCGGATTACGATGGGGAGATCCCCGGCTGCTCCGAGATCGAGTGCGGCAATTACCTGGAGCACGACTTGGCTGGAGCAAAGCGGGCAGTACTGCCGTTTTTATCCGCTATCCAGGGATATACCCCGGAAATGCTGGATTATACATGGCATTATAACCAAAAATAA
- a CDS encoding M23 family metallopeptidase: MDQERLSHAKDVSNGDTENGQSMHTTKRRRKRNPLVWLASRAALCGAWIVRVLLYLLYGICGLILLLGRGILDMCRGLVVPLGKLKHALMQPVRIQMRNADRVQQNMRAARHKGKKHFAAALLKSAHTYLWGENGLMITIFHYVAPVASLAFLVGVVLYGAHLQYGLVVQYNGEEIGVIASEEEFDAAASEVHKRIADVELAEPLIYTPKFSLTIVNDTSDYVPTSVLADRMLSSSDAVLTKACGVFVDDAFVGAVASNQEVEFALSERLADFNAPAGATDVQYENAVTFRSGMYLEDSLLDTEEMIEKLTASERYRSQYTVQQGESVVQVAKKFSMAESELRELNPDLEEGECQAGDRLTVIKTNSFLPIQYTERMTLTSFIDFDSIEVNTSSVNKGDTQILVPGVKGEKSNVVDIVYVDGAEASRKVIRSEVLSEPVTEQVGIGTYTAQPMSKNTVLRGSGQFSWPVDGGYISDPFISDRNHKGLDIAAPAGTEIYAADAGTVTYAGWNAGGYGYLVMVDHGNGYVTVYGHCSMIYVSEGQEVSRGQRMAAVGSTGRSTGNHLHFEVRYNGMYCDPTGFLRVNAD, from the coding sequence ATGGATCAGGAACGTCTCAGCCATGCAAAGGACGTTTCCAACGGTGACACTGAGAATGGACAGAGCATGCATACAACCAAGCGGCGCAGAAAGCGGAACCCATTGGTCTGGCTGGCTTCCAGAGCAGCATTGTGCGGTGCCTGGATCGTCCGTGTGCTGCTGTACCTGTTGTACGGTATTTGCGGCTTGATCTTACTGCTGGGCAGAGGAATTCTGGACATGTGCAGAGGGCTGGTTGTTCCCTTGGGGAAGCTGAAGCATGCACTGATGCAGCCTGTGCGGATCCAGATGCGCAATGCAGACCGGGTACAGCAGAATATGCGGGCAGCCCGCCACAAGGGGAAGAAGCATTTTGCGGCAGCCCTGCTCAAAAGCGCCCACACTTATTTGTGGGGCGAGAACGGGTTGATGATCACCATCTTTCACTATGTGGCGCCCGTTGCTTCTCTGGCGTTTCTGGTAGGGGTGGTACTCTACGGAGCCCATTTGCAGTATGGGTTGGTAGTGCAATATAATGGTGAGGAGATCGGCGTGATCGCCTCTGAGGAGGAATTTGACGCAGCTGCCAGTGAGGTGCATAAGCGAATTGCCGATGTGGAGCTGGCGGAGCCGTTGATCTATACGCCGAAGTTTTCTCTGACCATCGTCAATGACACCAGTGATTATGTGCCTACCTCCGTGCTGGCGGACCGGATGCTTTCCAGTTCGGACGCAGTGCTGACCAAGGCGTGCGGTGTGTTTGTGGACGACGCATTCGTGGGGGCGGTTGCCTCCAACCAGGAGGTGGAGTTTGCCTTGTCGGAGCGGCTGGCAGATTTCAATGCGCCTGCCGGGGCAACGGATGTGCAGTATGAGAATGCGGTGACCTTCCGCAGCGGCATGTATCTGGAGGATAGCCTGCTGGACACGGAGGAGATGATCGAAAAGCTGACCGCCAGTGAGCGGTATCGCTCCCAGTATACCGTGCAGCAGGGGGAATCCGTGGTGCAGGTGGCAAAAAAGTTTTCCATGGCGGAGTCGGAGCTGCGGGAGCTGAATCCGGATCTGGAGGAGGGAGAGTGTCAGGCAGGAGACCGGCTGACAGTCATCAAGACAAACAGCTTTCTGCCCATTCAGTATACGGAGCGTATGACCCTGACCAGCTTCATTGATTTTGATTCCATTGAGGTGAACACCAGTTCGGTCAATAAGGGGGATACCCAGATTCTGGTGCCAGGTGTCAAGGGGGAGAAATCCAATGTTGTGGACATTGTGTATGTGGATGGGGCGGAAGCCAGCCGGAAGGTGATCCGGTCAGAGGTGCTGTCCGAACCGGTTACAGAGCAGGTGGGCATCGGCACTTACACGGCGCAGCCCATGTCCAAAAACACGGTGCTCCGGGGCAGCGGTCAGTTCAGTTGGCCGGTGGACGGGGGCTATATCAGCGACCCATTCATCAGTGACCGGAACCATAAAGGTCTGGACATTGCAGCGCCGGCAGGCACGGAGATCTATGCGGCGGATGCAGGCACGGTGACCTATGCAGGCTGGAATGCAGGAGGCTATGGCTATCTGGTGATGGTGGATCATGGCAACGGCTATGTGACAGTATATGGACACTGCTCCATGATCTATGTTTCTGAGGGACAGGAGGTCTCCCGGGGACAGCGTATGGCAGCGGTGGGATCCACTGGCCGATCCACCGGCAACCATCTGCATTTCGAGGTGCGCTACAACGGCATGTATTGTGATCCCACCGGATTCCTCCGGGTGAACGCAGATTGA
- the rpsJ gene encoding 30S ribosomal protein S10 — protein sequence MAVNEKIRIKIKGYEHATVDAAAAKIVEAAKRSGARVSGPIPLPTDKEVVTILRAVHKYKDSREQFEMRTHKRLIDVIRPTQKTTDALQKLEIPAGVDIVMVLK from the coding sequence GTGGCAGTCAACGAGAAAATCAGAATCAAGATCAAGGGTTATGAGCACGCAACAGTGGACGCAGCAGCCGCAAAGATTGTGGAGGCAGCAAAGCGCAGCGGTGCTAGAGTTTCCGGTCCTATCCCGCTGCCTACCGACAAGGAGGTTGTTACAATTCTCCGTGCGGTACACAAGTACAAGGACAGCCGTGAGCAGTTTGAGATGAGAACACACAAGCGTCTGATCGACGTTATCAGACCCACTCAGAAGACAACTGACGCACTGCAGAAGCTCGAGATCCCCGCAGGTGTGGACATCGTTATGGTGCTCAAGTAA